The DNA region gaccaatctcaaatctcccttttctgtccaagatactagaaaaggtggtatcctcacaattataatacttcttagagaaaaatggtatatgtgaggatttccagtcaggatttagacagtatcatagtactgagactgctctccttagagttacaaatgatctgctcttatcatctgatagtgggtgtatctctctattagttttattggatcttagtgctgcgtttgacacaattgaccacaacattcttttgcatagacttgaacactttgttggcatcaatggaagtgcattagcatggtttaaatcgtacttatatgaccgccatcagttcgtagcagtgaatgaagatgtatcatatcgatcacaagtgcagtatggagtacctcaaggctcagtactagggctgctactcttcacgctttatatgttacccttgggagatatcatcaggaaacatggtgttagctttcactgttatgctgatgatactcagctctatatttcttcgcggcccggtgaaacacaccaatttgaaaaacttatggaatgcatagtcgatataaaaaactggatgagtaatttcttactgctaaattctgaaaaaacagaggtgttaattataggacctaaaaactctgcttgtaataacctagaacactgtctaagacttgatggttgctctgtcaattcttcgtcatcagataggaacctaggtgtgctatttgatcacaatctttccttagaaagccacgtttctagcatttttaaaactgcatttttccatctcaaaaatatatctaaattacggcctatgctctcaatgtcaaatgcagaaatgttaatccatgcatttatgacctcaaggttagattattgtaatgctttattgggtggttgttctgcacgcttagtaaacaaactacagctagtccaaaatgcagcagcaagagttcttactagaaccaggaagtatgaccatattagcccggtcctgtaaacactgcactggctccctatcaaacatcgtatagattttaaaatattgcttattacttatatagccctgaatggttttgcacctcagtatttgaatgagctccttttacattataatcctctacgtccgctacgttctcaaaactcaggcaatttgataatacctagaatatcaaaatcaactgcgggcggcagatccttttcctatttggcgcctaaactctggaataacctacctaacattgttcgggaggcagacacactcttgcagtttaaatctagattaaagacccatctctttaacctggcttacacataacatactaatatgcttttaatatctaaaTCCGTTTTAGGATCctaaaaatcctaaaaaggatttttaggctgtattaattaggtaaaccggaaccggaaacacttcccataacaccctatgtacttgctacatcattagaagaatggcatctacgctaatatttgtctgtttctctcttattccaaggtcaccatagccaccagatccagtctgtatccagatcagagggtcactgcagtcacccggatccagtacgtatccagaccagatggtggatcagcacctagaaaggacatctactgccctgaaatacagccgagaccaggataactagagccccagatacagatcccctgtaaagaccttgtctcagacgaccaccaggacaagaccacaggaaacagatgattcttctgcacaatctgactttgctgcagcctggaattgaactgctggttttgtctggtcagaggagaactggccccccaactgagcctggtttctcccaaggtttttttctccattctgtcaccgatagagtttcggttccttgccgctgtcgcctctggcttgcttagttggggtcacttcatctacagcgatatcgttgacttgattgcaaataaatgcacagacactatttaactgaacagagatgacataactgaatccaatgatgaactgcctttaactatcattttgcattattgacacactgttttcctaatgaatgttgttcagttgctttgacgcaatgtattttgtttaaagcgctatataaataaataaataatataaacaaattatcttttaataataattaatttgatctattactattttttttacagaaaccctcaatgaccaaaaatatcttaagcatcaccaccagtcttaagttcagttaaaatgacaaatatgcatttattaggcctaaaagttaatttttacataaaggcattgtgctagaaatattactattatttagtaaaatgtatgtgatactgctactactgtcgagaaaatgtataaaactttattttttaaagaaataaatcaaaatatttcttccatgttttaattttaatagcaaatcccctttatttaccaaaaataaaatgtgtttaaatttcataaattaaaagacaaataaaatttgggtgaaacttgtttactgtttttcataattatataacttgtagaaaaactttaaacacaattgtaaataagtataaagaatggcattggttttatttttatgctaaaaagtaatttttttttaagtagcatatttttgtgttttgctttggtaccgaaattggtactgagaaccgtggattttcactgttatcagtaccgaatactgaaattttggtaccgtgacaacactaataggATAATATTgttaccatattgatataaaaatacaaagaaaatatatatttcattcagCAAACTCAAACTTTCTGGGAAAATGTTTTAAGTTGTTGGAGGTTTAATGGTGGTGACCCTAAAGTCGGGTGACTATGGTTTAGTTAACTTACAGCCTTCATTTACTTTTTACTTGTGGTGATTGTATTTAggattaaaaataacattcaagattttaatgataaacaaaatgcATAAGAATCATAAACTTGTCACAAAGCTTATTTTTGGCAATAATGCAAAAGCCAAAGGAAAATTTGTTTTGGGTGTTTGTCAACAGAACAATGGAGAACTTCCAGATTGGCCTATACACAAAGGCACACTCAGTGCTTTATATGATGGAAACATATTAAATGGAATTAATTAGTTTGTCATCTCTTTTGAACCAGTTCCCTCAGATGAATTGAAACAAAATCCAAAGGACATCCAGtatgaaatgcaatgtttatAGTACTGTCGGACCAGCAGGAATGTGTTATTTGGGTTTGGGAGGGAACAGTTGCTGTAATTCGAGTGGACTTCAACTCTAGAGTTGGTCTCAGTGGACATCGTTCAGCCAGCGTTTCACTGAGCCCAGATGAGCCTGGGCAAATCCAACCCCTTCCAAACCTTTCATTGGTGCACCGTTGCCTCCTCGGTCCTGCAGCTGTGTGACAGGCTGCCGCGGTGATAGGGATGTGTGTGCTGAAGACGTAGTCCCGAACCGGGGCCAGGGCTAATGATTCACAGATGGTTGGGGTGGCTGGAGCGCCGAGGCCTGGGCTTCGTCATGGTGCATGTTTGTGATTTATTCGGCTGTTACTGTGGAAGGGGGCCGTGGCAGAGGGGCTGAGCTTAGGGCTGGATGGGGGTGGGCAGTTAAGTTAAGCCATCTCCCCTTTGGTCATGGTGTGATTCGGGAGGTCTCAAGTTTACCCTAAAACACCAAGGACCCCCAAATACTATGATTTCCTAGCAAGGGGCCCCCTTCCTAAAATATCAAAGCAATTATGTGTTTGCCTGTATGAAGTCCCATTTATACTGTCAGAGAAAAATAGCAAATATGATTGtacaaagacaaattaatcaaaagattatcatggtttccacaatttttttcaaaattgataatgatGAGAAAGGTTTCCTgggcatatcagaatgatttctgaaggatcatatgacttaagactggagtactgatgctgaaaattcagctttaatcacaggaataaataaaattttaaaacacattacaataataataataaatagttgtttaaaattcatattatatttcataatagTCCTGTTTCTAATTTACTGTACTTCACTTATAAGTCTAACTTTATATatagattgattttttttttcatttatattatttaataaaaaaatatataataatacattattttattttatttatttttttaatttattattattattattttttatcatttattataattcTTTATTTGTTAGGTTAGGTTATCATATTAAGTTgcattataatgagtattttcttactattcattaaagaaataaacaaaaaactttgGCTTTCACTGCAATATCATAAACAGAATTTATCTTATGATTTCTGAGCAGACacaaaaaagctgaaataaaccataaaaatgtgcaatactgTAAATGTATTCACAGTGTTatcaatttaaatgttatcacatTAAACATAATAGATATCTTGGACCATTAAGCACCCAGCACCTCCTTTACGGACCCAGTGTTCAATCCCTTTTCCTTATTGAATGAAGGCCACCCATACAGTGGCTGAAGGAGCACCTACATCACACTTGGCCTAGAGTCTATATCTATCCCTACTCAGCGAAACGCACACGGCTTTTGCACGCATTTAAACATTGCCATGCCACTGTTTTCAAGTATAAGCTGACTCACGGCCCCTCTGGCCTGATATCTGATTACAGCTGTGCGAAACGCAAACATCCAACACAGATCTCAAAGCTACTCATGTAGACAGATTTAGTCTGGGAGAATGAGTAAAGTAAAAACAGCAACCATAATTACAGCCCTCGAGCTACAGACAAAGCCTTATCTTTCATTACGCCACAATACAGCTGTGAACTTTTGTCCAAGATACAAGTAGCCTTAAGGGACGTTTTATGCAAAACCTTTTGGTAGACCAACGAAGTTGCTAGTATTTCAATGTCGTTGCATGAGAAATTAAAGGTAAAAGGGAATGCCGTTGACAGATTTCAAAAGACCGGCCAAAGTTTTTCGACAAACCCGTAATGTGATTTGTTGATCTAACCCATTGCAGCGCTGAGACATATGTGAATTAATGCTCGTCTCCTCCACCCAGTGCATTTCAACATGTTAGCCTCATCTGTTCAGGATGTCCTCCCTCACTGCTCTGGTGACATAATATTCATTTCAGCCCACACCCATGAAGTTTTTTCTCTTCGTTGCGAGTCAATGACTTCAATTTGCTCTATTTTTTGCTGGTTTCCCTCCAGCATGATGGTGGCTCCTCCTGCTCTCCAGACACATGTGAAATTCCCAAGGTTGTTCCGCATCCATAACTAATAACGAAACCTCCCTGATTACTGTCACGCTTTCCTTATGCGGCGTGGCTTGCCGTGAAGTGTCATTCCTACTAAACCAGTCTCCTCTCGAAGCAGACGGGCCTCAGGGACGTGACTCACCAGGACAGACCACGAGGAACGCTAGCTAGCGGCTAATAACGGAAAAAGATTTTAGTCACAGCATGTGTTTTGAAACATCAAGCTTTTGGCATAGGATAAAATGCAATCCCTACAAAAAATATTTGTGACTGAGCTTCGAAATGAAGTTAGATGTAATCGTACAGTCAAGCAAAGTGGTTtccatcaaacaaacaaaatacacacTTCGTTACTACATCATGAATGAATTGTCATATCACTTTTTCCACAAGTATAGAGCCTTTGTGATACACTTGTGGTACTTTTTAAAAGAGTGCttgttatataattaatatactttaaatttaTATACTTAAGTTTGAACTCAATGTAACGTATTCACACACTTAGATGCATGTTAAATGgaaatgttttatagttttatatgaAATGGAATTAGCACTGAGTGCTTTTTGATCCACTTAGGTAGAACTCAAGGTCACACTTTACTATAAATTTACTTAGGTAAATTTGTGCTATTACTAAACCATTAACTACAATGtttgccttaataaactcctgattagctgcttattaatagttaaaagtagttgttaagtttagatattGGGTAGGATAGGGTTAGAATATGCAGAATAtgtgtactaataaacagccaatatgttaataatatgaaTGATAATAAGCAACtgcttaatagtgagaattggtctgtAAAGTTTTAACCaagttatatgtaatttcataattacttcttttgtctttgaaatatggttaaaatgtatgaatttataGTAAACTAAcatatactttaatatttttttttctgtatgtcatgtgtttaaatgtatttataattagaCATTTGTAAAGATGttaaagttgcaatttagtacagtTAAATATATTAGCTTATAATATTGAATAACACGCTACAGTTAAAATTCCAACTCAAGTactacacaaagaaagaaagataatttAAACCTTATGATTgagaaattacttttttatttttaattaatgaaaaaggCACTGTTTAAAAAGTGTCTCTCTAAGTGCACTTAtatggccttttatttcataaatattatattatccgCAACTACTTTTTCTCAATGGACGTTTCCATACTGGAGCTTCTGGTGCAGACCTGTTTGACATCAGTTTGGTTGGCGTGAAGGGGATTTTCCGAACTCTGGTACTGTTACAGTTGACATGAACACATTCTGTCTTAAATTGCAGAAATTAAAACCCAAATGACAATGTGAAAGCAGGAATGCGACAAAATCAAACTGtagttctttaaaaacaaaaacttgtgcattaatgtttataatgtgaAAGATAAACTTAAGATAACCACATTCAGCCTTAAAATACAGGTCATGACACATTCTGCTGGTTTAGTGGTCAATAAACTAAATGAAGCCAGACCAAGAGCTCTCTGACTCAAGCAGCATGTTGATCTAAACCATACTCGCTCATCTCAGTCTCAATTGTGAGTCACTTTGGCATCACTGACTGCTTCATCACAAGGAAATGTTTAAGTCAGAATTTTGAATTTTCTTATAGTAAATAGATGTTGTTTTAGTAAGATGGAGTCATATGGCCTGTGGTTCTTCCTGTCAAACTATGTTATAAACAGCCGCATTACATTTCTGGCATCATTCATTGTTCACATGCGAGCCATAATTAACCTTCCCATGGAGGGAACCCTTCTATTTACAGTGAGATTGAAAAGAATGAGATCACATTAAACATTTGGGAAgctaaatctaataaaaaaaaattaaaaaaagtttcagGATTTTAAGCAAAGTCATATGAAGTTCTTATGATGATTCCTTATTCCAGGGATTctcagattctttttttttttgtccaaccCCTTTGACCTAAAAGTTTAAGTTGTATagttctgaatatatatatacaactaaaagtaataatttaatacttttcatcaactcataaataaaatatgtaattttttgtcatcatttttaagttttatttatttaattgttctattctttattaattataattatttcacattttaattacttaatgaattattagcttttcatcatcTCACAAACCTCTTGCGgttaattcattatatttatgtataataatttacttgtttatttatttattaccatgTTTATTTGTCCTTACTAAGTTGTTATATTTCTTAAATTTATAAAAGTTACtgataaatcaatttaaaaatcTTGCTGAGCAACAAGGCTAAGACTTTAAGGTCCACTTATAAGGTCCACTGCCAGCATTGTGTCAGACAGTTCAGTGAATGGCCGTATATTTATGACCCTCCCTATGACCTGCATCAAACGGGGAGATCAGAGTAAACGTATTGCCCTGCCGGCACTAGCCCATACTCTGACCCATAATCCATCCATCTCACAGAACAGCAGAGCTCCTGAGCCAACCCACAGCTATGCCATCCAACACTCAAACCCTAAGCagcactcagaaaaaaaaaaaaaaacaacaacaaacaaaaaaacccagGCTGGCACAGGGAACGCCTCCCTCACTGTATTTACAAACACAGCTGCTGCCATGGGACTCCTGATGAGGGCGTGACAAAGAAGGGCGCGCTCATAGTCACGTGGACTGCACCAAAACATCTTCAAGCGTCAATATGATCAAGCATTTGCGAGGAGTTACAAGACGAATGTTTTATTCAAAAAGTGTAATAAAAGTCGAAATCCTGTTTGTATTTAACTTCAAAGCGACTAAGTTGGGATCTATTAGCTATGCAGTCCAGATGCAGAAGTAAACAGATACATGCCAGCATTCTGGGCATACCGTGGGGCCACTGGGAGGGGCCTATGGGGCTCCACACAAACTAGTACACACTATAAACACTAGCACATTTAGACGCGCCCTATACCACTACATCACAGTGTTCAAAATGAAGGACAAAGCTGAATATGCTGTAAAAGTGTGTAAAACACAAAAGCTCTCTGTGACATAACCATACAGCTAATTTCATGAATTTATGATAAAACCAATCACATTTTGTGTGTATGGTGATTAAAGGGTTAACGTTCCCTTAAAGTCTACCAACATAAGTTTAAGTTTAAATCGTTAGTGGGAAAAGTTTAAAGCGCTTGAATAAATGCTTAAttgcgtatttatttattttttattttttctatctaAGCCTTTAAATTCAGAAGTTGTGAAGTATGGGAGGGAAAAGAAAGAGTGTGACGCAGTGACGCTTCAGGGCGGTGTTCTCACGTTTccgagaaaaaaagaagaaaagaatagaagagagggaaaaaaacaaataCTGCTGTGGTACTACATCTGGAATACAGAGACTCGTGCTTTGAGAATCTATAGTGGGATCCCATAGTAAAGGCAACCCAGTGTTTTCTTCCTGCTCTCTTTTCGCTTTTCAAGGATTTTTTTCTCTTCCCATCACCTGTAAGTTGGAGAACATTGGACGTTTTCTTTTTACTTTGGTTCATTTATGGGATGTTTGCACGTTTTTTCAGGAGATAGGCTACTCAGCCACAGTTCTGTTTACCACTATTTTCCTTCAGGAGACGTCCTAACCTTACTTTAGCTCATGTTTGTCTTTTCTTGggaagtttttttgttgttgttgtttaagtataggctactattactattattcttaTTGCGCttcttattatgtttttaatacgtttgtttttgttatttatattattagtattagttttACACTGTTATTCCGAATAGCCAATATTTTGATAAGAGCAACTGTAAAGTTTTGATTTTAGTCATAGTCGCTCGCGGAGTTTTGGTCTGGACGAAAACAAATGCTTTGGAACGCTGCTTTGAAATTTttccttccttttctttttgtatGGATCCGAAATCTGCCTAAATTCGTCctcaacaaatatttaattttattacatttttgttagCCTCTAATTATCTTTTCTTTCTGAGGCGgggtgaaaaaaacaacaacaacagataaaCAGTTAAGACGTGGAAAAAATGCGGCAAAAGTGACGTGACTGCATGTGGGACGTGTTTTACTGATACATATAGATATTTAGATGGCTTTTCAAACATTGCAGTGTGATTAGTGTAATTATTAGCGTAATGTTTCCACAATACAGATGTTTTCGATTAAAAtgtaggagaaaaaaagaaagaaaacagacagGACTGAACGGGTGTTTGTGTTGGGATAAGTTTGATAGCAGCGCGGTCTGGTGGTCAGATGTGGAACTGCACGAGTAAACGCTGCCCTCTATAAAGCCGCCAGGTGTGTATTCAAGGAGGAACTGTGATTACTTTCTGTTTCTATTCTCTTAGACGAACCTCAAAATGCTGGCCATTCTGTTAGCAACGATAGTCTTGCATCTGACAGACCTTATCATTCTCTTCATCTCCACATGTGCTAATGTGAGTATCATCTTTGAGCTCTGACTTGCTTGCTTTTGCTTCAGTGGGTCATATTTCTGAGCTGGAATTTATTAAAGGATAGGTTCATGTGTAGATGTGATCATATGGGTGTTTCTTTACATAAAAAAGGCCTGGAGAACAGATGGAGTTACGAATTATCACCTCTGGTATGGCTGCACACAAAAGAATGGAGTAGATGACTGCAGTGGGACTAGTGATGCTGGTGAGTCTTCAGGAATTCTTAGAAAagttctatatttttttaaaagttccAAAGGGGGGATAAAGCATCATCAGTACAACGACAAAATGTGTTCTTATATGAGAAAGAGAAACATAAGACTTAGTAGCGATGTAATgttcattctgtttttttttttttttctgtttctttacaATCTGTCAGACTGGCTTCAAGCAGTTCAAGCCCTCATGATCCTAGCCACAATTTTCTGCTTgatctccttcatcttcttccTCTGCCAGCTCTTCACTCTTGTAAAGGGAGGTCGCTTCTTTTTCACGGCCGTCTTCCAGGTCCTTGCCAGTGAGTATTTCCTCAGCGGGTCTATCAGATCCCAATTTCACCTATCCCAACTGAAGGACCCCGTCTACAGGTTTTTATTCATTCTCTTTCTGTCTCCCGAAGGTCTGTTTGTGATGAGCGGGGCCATCATCTACACGGTGATGAGTCCAGAGTTGAAAAATGAGAATGATGCTTACGGATACGCCTTCGTCCTGGCCTGGCTGGCTTTCCCACTCACGCTCATCAGTGGCTTCATTTACATTGTCCTGAGGAAGAAAGAATGAGAGTTTAGGTCTCAGGGATTGTTGTAGAACTGAGAACACTACTCAGATGACAGACTCTAACCTAATGGCCGTCTCCTCCAGGCCTGAATATTTAGACCCTAATGTGATTAAAGAAACTGACAGTTCATGAAGATTGAATACAGTGAAGACACAGTGTGcatgacacacacaaaaaaggtgTCTTTGGCTGGTGAGCCTATTTATATCACTTTTATATGGCTTTTTTGTAAATAGTAATGCTATGAAGTGTCAATGAAGGCCCTGACTTTTTAAGATTTTACTCAAGGAGGAGAGATATAGGAAAAGTGtcatgcttttttattattatgttttataacCCTTttcaaatatcttattttaaaaatgtcataataaaGTGTATTCTCGAAGGGAATTTGTTGACGCCGACTTGAATTTTTCTCTTATATCCAGATTCCAGAATAATAAAACAAGGAATAGTATCGTTTTGTGCTTGAAAGTCTTTGGAAATGGTGCTATGTATTTACCATTGCTGAATTTTATAGTTAGATATACCTATAGGCTCAAATGTTGTGTTAGACCTCACCAAAACATTTTAGGACACATAGTTTACCTGTGATTATATCGCTTTATGAGATTtctgtattatttttgtttaagaaaaataaataaatatcaatatttttttccttgtCTCAAATTTCAATACTTCAGAAAGGCCAAGATACAGTGGACACTTTTAGTCAGATGCTGAAGTACACTGTAATAGAGACTTAGTTTGTTATTGTTTGGTGTCCAGCTAGAAATGCAATGTAGAAAACAAATCTGAAAAGTCAAGCAAAACCCTCCCAAAAGGAAGCACAGACACTGAGGTCAGCCTTTCTGTCAGTAGATGAAGAAAACAGATTTGACACAGTGATGACATTTCATGGACTACATGTGATTCATCTTAGGGTCTGGAGGATCAGAAATCAAAGCGTGAGTGAAGAAAAGGCAGTGTTTATCAGTATGCAGTCACTGataagactgtaaaaaaaaaactcttatgtCATATTATGTTAATGTGCAAGCTTCAGTAtgatattaaaaacagaattacacTGGGAAATCTCagaaaaacagcaaaacattCCCAGCATTCTCGTGAAATTGAGGTTCTCATgaaatgaaaggttttttgaaaaccTAAAAAAACCTATGTTGTCATGTCTTATTCATAACCAATCAGTACCGCCGCTTCCGCAGTACGAATGCTGCGTAGgtcaccaactcccagagggggcaccatcccaattactcaaaaaaaaaaaaaaaaaacatgcgccattctcccacCCGCGCTCGCGagcgctcgcacctcatgtttgcagcTGAATGTTCagaattgatggatggacatatatgcccgggtaaaggacatcagcaatccggcgcagagaaaagaaaactaaagaaagaaagaaaaaaaaaagccataaagttggcttgacgttggacgttcgagagtctcaaatttagggaccgtctctaaagttacatgcgatattggtatacacttttctaacgtcagtagcatttgaagagaatgacttacattcataaaaacaactgtaaatgttcatctaggtgtcagctataatgcacaattgaattgaatgtttgatatttattaaaataaactgaaaataatatgtaaattatgctactttttaaaCAAGTAGATATGGAAATACTgtaacaattgttttttttcaaaacttggTGGGGTTTTGACTGCCAAAATTTTCTAGTATTTTTCACCAACATTGCATGCTAAATCCTTTAATAATGCTTAGTGTTaaccaggggcgctgcacaagatcccgggccctatgcataggcagtcctaatgcccccccccccaccctccttgaaaatatatattccagacttttcaagggccctgtTCTCCTTTGGGGCattggtaatc from Carassius carassius chromosome 1, fCarCar2.1, whole genome shotgun sequence includes:
- the LOC132151588 gene encoding peripheral myelin protein 22-like, producing MLAILLATIVLHLTDLIILFISTCANAWRTDGVTNYHLWYGCTQKNGVDDCSGTSDADWLQAVQALMILATIFCLISFIFFLCQLFTLVKGGRFFFTAVFQVLASLFVMSGAIIYTVMSPELKNENDAYGYAFVLAWLAFPLTLISGFIYIVLRKKE